One window of the Rhipicephalus sanguineus isolate Rsan-2018 chromosome 4, BIME_Rsan_1.4, whole genome shotgun sequence genome contains the following:
- the LOC119391892 gene encoding solute carrier organic anion transporter family member 4A1 produces the protein MGGIVSIPMAAFPKHLPSMVGTAVTVFSVKFFEAEFAMTPSRTAAALGSVLIPAGVTGTLIGGALVSKLDLTVRAMLKVCCATSVISWLCIWIFILHCPNPQFFHGAIRSSNRIVDFTSECNKNCHCEATMLDPICSVENVVYASPCFAGCVTKEIMPHPDDPSWDLQVYKNCSCVPTPLGAPMDETVYDFDATREKCSTNCNLLVYYMVVMFICVFFSSFSAAPIITVMIRCVEEKERAVAFAVKWVSVRLLGNMPAPMLLGSVIDGSCLLWQEVCQGRGACLLYHNEYLAQSMLEFLVPVKTGSVILFFAALITMSDEE, from the exons ATGGGCGGTATCGTCAGCATACCCATGGCCGCTTTTCCAAAACACCTGCCAT caatgGTCGGCACTGCCGTTACTGTCTTTTCGGTGAAATTCTTCGAGGCCGAATTCGCTATGACACCTTCCAGGACGGCCGCTGCTCTGG GCAGCGTACTGATTCCGGCAGGCGTAACCGGTACGTTGATAGGAGGCGCCCTGGTATCCAAGCTGGACTTGACCGTTCGCGCTATGTTGAAGGTGTGCTGTGCCACGAGCGTCATCTCGTGGCTATGCATATGGATATTCATTCTGCACTGTCCGAACCCGCAGTTCTTCCACGGGGCAATTCGGAGCAGCAA CCGCATCGTGGACTTCACCAGCGAGTGCAACAAGAACTGCCACTGCGAGGCGACAATGCTGGATCCCATATGCTCGGTCGAGAACGTGGTCTACGCGTCGCCTTGCTTCGCCGGCTGCGTCACAAAAGAGATCATGCCACACCCAGATGACCCATCCTGG GATCTCCAAGTGTACAAGAACTGTTCTTGCGTGCCGACCCCGCTTGGAGCTCCAATGGATGAAACCGTCTACGATTTCGATGCGACGCGTGAGAAGTGCTCGACCAACTGCAACCTCCTCGTTTACTACATGGTCGTCATGTTCATCTGCGTCTTTTTCAGTTCCTTCAGCGCAGCTCCTATCATCACCGTCATGATACG CTGCGTCGAGGAAAAGGAGCGAGCTGTGGCATTCGCTGTCAAGTGGGTCAGCGTCCGCCTCCTTG GCAACATGCCGGCTCCGATGTTGCTAGGCTCCGTGATCGACGGCAGCTGCCTGCTGTGGCAGGAGGTGTGCCAAGGGCGCGGCGCCTGCCTCCTGTACCACAACGAGTACCTGGCGCAAAGTATGCTCGAGTTCCTGGTGCCGGTCAAAACCGGCTCCGTTATACTATTCTTCGCCGCCCTCATTACGATGTCCGATGAAGAATAA